In Vibrio hippocampi, a single genomic region encodes these proteins:
- a CDS encoding phage protein GemA/Gp16 family protein, producing the protein MPSQEYRDRSEAALNKYTRRILRHQQHKVDCNAWCDEYQASQVLEALKRWHRRVMIDELKAKGWQPSLF; encoded by the coding sequence CTGCCTAGCCAAGAGTACCGAGACCGTTCAGAGGCAGCGCTAAACAAATACACGCGCCGCATTTTGAGGCATCAACAACATAAAGTGGATTGCAATGCTTGGTGTGACGAGTATCAAGCGTCTCAAGTTCTTGAAGCTCTTAAACGCTGGCACCGCCGAGTTATGATTGATGAGCTAAAAGCTAAGGGTTGGCAACCTTCGCTGTTCTAG
- the uvrB gene encoding excinuclease ABC subunit UvrB, translating into MDKYFQLSSEYQPSGDQPAAIEKLFDGLESGLAHQTLLGVTGSGKTFTLANVIAQAQRPAIVLAPNKTLAAQLYGEMKSFFPNNAVEYFVSYYDYYQPEAYVPTTDTFIEKDSSVNAHIEQMRLSATKALLERKDAIIVASVSAIYGLGDPDSYLKMMLHVTRGDVIDQRAILRRLAELQYTRNDMTFERGHFRVRGEVIDIFPAESEQEAVRLEMFDEEVECISLFDPLTGAITQRDLARFTIYPKTHYVTPRERILEAIENIKLELAQRQQFLKDSNKLLEEQRISQRTQFDIEMMNELGFCSGVENYSRYLSGRSEGEPPPTLFDYLPADGLLIIDESHVTVPQIGAMYKGDRSRKETLVEYGFRLPSALDNRPLKFDEFESLAPQTIFVSATPGPYELEKSGTDIADQVVRPTGLLDPEIEVRPVATQVDDLLSEVRARAAIEERVLVTTLTKRMAEDLTEYLAEHDVRVRYLHSDIDTVERVEIIRDLRLGEFDVLVGINLLREGLDMPEVSLVAILDADKEGFLRSERSLIQTIGRAARNLKGKAILYGDTITKSMKRAIDETERRREKQDAYNKQHNLVPQALKRNVKDIMELGSVTKGNKAKASKQVPLSKVAEPSQSYVALSPQDIEKQIQALETQMYQHAQNLEFEAAAEKRDEIEKLRQHFIVNS; encoded by the coding sequence ATGGATAAATATTTTCAACTCTCCTCTGAGTATCAACCCTCAGGAGATCAACCAGCAGCGATAGAGAAACTGTTTGATGGCTTGGAGTCAGGGTTAGCTCACCAAACCTTATTAGGAGTGACGGGCTCGGGCAAAACATTCACATTGGCGAATGTGATAGCGCAAGCACAGCGCCCGGCAATAGTGTTAGCCCCGAATAAGACGCTGGCGGCACAGCTTTATGGTGAGATGAAGTCTTTCTTTCCAAATAATGCGGTTGAATATTTTGTTTCTTACTATGATTACTATCAACCGGAAGCGTATGTGCCGACCACGGATACCTTTATAGAAAAAGACTCTTCTGTGAATGCGCATATCGAACAGATGAGGCTATCAGCGACTAAGGCACTGCTAGAGCGTAAAGATGCCATTATTGTCGCCTCTGTATCGGCGATTTATGGCCTGGGCGATCCCGATTCTTATCTAAAAATGATGCTGCACGTTACCCGAGGCGATGTTATCGATCAGCGCGCGATCCTAAGACGCTTAGCAGAGCTACAATATACCCGTAACGATATGACCTTTGAACGGGGTCATTTCAGAGTACGTGGCGAGGTGATTGACATATTCCCGGCAGAATCTGAGCAAGAGGCGGTTCGCTTGGAGATGTTTGATGAAGAGGTTGAGTGCATTAGCTTATTTGACCCGTTAACCGGGGCGATTACCCAAAGAGATCTCGCTCGTTTCACTATTTATCCCAAAACGCACTATGTCACCCCAAGAGAACGTATCCTTGAGGCGATTGAAAATATTAAATTGGAACTCGCTCAGCGCCAACAGTTTCTCAAAGACAGTAACAAACTGCTGGAAGAGCAGCGTATTAGTCAACGGACCCAGTTCGATATCGAGATGATGAATGAGCTGGGCTTTTGCTCGGGTGTTGAAAACTACTCAAGATACCTCAGTGGTCGCAGTGAAGGGGAGCCGCCACCGACGCTATTTGACTATCTGCCAGCCGATGGTCTACTTATCATTGACGAATCCCATGTTACCGTGCCACAAATTGGTGCGATGTATAAAGGCGACCGATCTCGCAAGGAGACATTAGTCGAGTACGGTTTTAGATTGCCGTCAGCATTGGATAACCGCCCACTGAAATTTGACGAATTTGAGAGCTTAGCGCCGCAGACGATTTTTGTTTCCGCGACACCAGGACCTTACGAATTGGAGAAATCGGGCACTGATATTGCTGACCAAGTGGTTCGCCCTACCGGTTTGTTGGACCCAGAAATTGAAGTCAGACCAGTCGCGACTCAAGTTGATGATTTACTCTCAGAAGTAAGAGCTCGCGCCGCAATTGAGGAGCGAGTGCTCGTCACCACGCTGACCAAAAGGATGGCAGAAGATCTCACCGAGTACTTGGCTGAGCACGATGTGCGGGTTCGCTATCTGCACTCAGATATTGATACGGTTGAGCGTGTAGAAATCATTCGCGATCTGCGCTTAGGTGAGTTTGATGTTCTGGTGGGCATTAACTTGCTTCGTGAGGGTTTGGACATGCCAGAAGTTTCATTAGTTGCCATTCTTGATGCGGATAAAGAAGGCTTCTTGCGTTCGGAGCGCTCATTGATTCAGACCATAGGGCGAGCAGCACGTAACCTCAAAGGTAAAGCGATCCTTTATGGTGATACGATTACTAAGTCGATGAAAAGAGCGATTGACGAGACGGAACGTCGCAGAGAAAAGCAGGATGCCTACAACAAACAGCATAATCTGGTACCTCAAGCGCTAAAACGCAACGTTAAAGATATTATGGAGCTCGGTAGCGTCACCAAAGGCAATAAAGCGAAGGCGAGTAAACAGGTTCCGTTGTCGAAAGTGGCAGAGCCTTCGCAAAGCTATGTCGCGTTGTCTCCACAAGATATTGAGAAGCAGATCCAAGCGCTTGAAACGCAGATGTACCAGCACGCACAGAACCTAGAATTTGAAGCAGCCGCAGAAAAACGTGATGAGATAGAGAAGCTTCGACAACATTTCATCGTAAATAGTTAA